The Felis catus isolate Fca126 chromosome X, F.catus_Fca126_mat1.0, whole genome shotgun sequence genome includes a region encoding these proteins:
- the LOC111558755 gene encoding uncharacterized protein LOC111558755 — MGAGPRKGDRGKGPHLQARLCHPGATASGSTLAGLAWIQRSYQALSAVGSLPIRTARTPLQGPSATESCLLPCSGQVAGHIPPLPAKNDWDQTQAPRAQVVPSMEAAAWPGSSSSSLQGEEQSSARCPLTPERHLTRPAGCPALVWVQGANRAQPGPCGVERGRGGHSGEAARLCSQSRDGRGQTPEEHGRRMRCSNSRGTFRSGRGDTQPERRVGRSETFRSSAGGRGSTAGEQLPAGSGYPQSPRPFWLPSLLPHSALKLPGTSQEATCFCLLPFRSMGAGGAARPPSSSPLTSLCPSSRWVWASGSLPVKGLYHL, encoded by the exons atgggggcagggccaAGAAAGGGTGATAGAGGCAAAGGCCCTCATCTACAGGCCCGTCTTTGTCACCCTGGAGCCACAGCCTCGGGCTCTACCCTGGCGGGGCTGGCCTGGATTCAACGGTCCTACCAGGCCCTCTCCGCAGTCGGTTCTCTGCCAATTCGGACCGCGCGGACACCTCTCCAGGGTCCCTCTGCAACCGAGAGCTGCCTCCTTCCTTGCTCTGGCCAGGTAGCTGGCCATATTCCGCCCCTTCCAGCCAAGAATGACTGGGACCAGACCCAAGCCCCCAGGGCCCAAGTGGTCCCCTCTATGGAGGCTGCAGCCTGGCCGGGGTCCTCGTCCTCGTCTCTCcaaggagaggagcagagcagTGCTCGGTGCCCCCTGACCCCAGAGCGGCACCTGACCCGGCCAGCGGGGTGTCCGGCCTTGGTCTGGGTGCAAGGAGCCAACAGGGCCCAGCCTGGGCCCTGCGGTGTTGAGAGGGGACGCGGGGGACACAGCGGAGAAGCAGCCAGACTTTGTTCTCAATCCCGTGACGGAAGGGGGCAGACCCCTGAGGAGCACGGTCGCAG GATGAGATGCTCCAACTCGAGAGGCACGTTCCGGTCAGGACGTGGAGACACGCAGCCGGAAAGGCGGGTGGGCCGCTCAGAGACCTTCCGAAGCTCAGCCGGTGGACGGGGGTCTACAGCAGGGGAGCAACTCCCTGCAGGCTCTGGGTACCCCCAATCTCCCCGGCCATTCTGGctcccctctcttctgccccattCAGCCCTCAAGTTGCCTGGGACAAGCCAGGAAGCCACctgcttctgtctcctccccttccGTAGCatgggggctggaggggctgcccgccctccctcctcttccccactcacctccctttGCCCATCCAGCCGATGGGTGTGGGCGTCCGGCTCTCTCCCGGTAAAAGGATTATATCATCTGTAA
- the DUSP9 gene encoding dual specificity protein phosphatase 9, with protein MRGGLHVSAPWRPGAGDASSRRAPAPLSAAPAGGRAGSREPMEGLGRSCLWLRRELSPPRPRLLLLDCRSRELYESARIGGALSVALPALLLRRLRRGALSVRALLPGPPLQPPPPAPVLLYDQGGGRHRRGEADADEWEADSVLGTLLQKLREEGYLAYYLQGGFSRFQAECPHLCETSLSSRGGPSTAPVPSPVVGLGGLCLGSDYSDAESEPDRDSMSCGLDSEGATPPPGGLLPSFPVQILPNLYLGSARDSANVESLAKLGIRYILNVTPNLPNVFEKNGEFHYKQIPISDHWSQNLSQFFPEAIAFIDEALSQNCGVLVHCLAGVSRSVTVTVAYLMQKRHLSLNDAYDLVKRKKSNISPNFNFMGQLLDFERSLRLEERRARERSSGGQESAASDPPSFFTTPTSDGVFELDPT; from the exons ATGCGGGGTGGGCTTCACGTCTCGGCCCCTTGGCGGCCGGGCGCGGGGGACGCGAGCTCACGCCGCGCGCCTGCCCCTCTCTCCGCAGCGCCGGCGGGCGGACGGGCCGGGAGCCGCGAGCCCATGGAGGGTCTGGGCCGTTCGTGCCTGTGGCTGCGGCGGGAGCTGTCGCCCCCGCGGCCTCGGCTGCTGCTCCTCGACTGCAGAAGCCGCGAGCTGTACGAGTCGGCGCGCATCGGCGGGGCGCTGAGCGTGGCCCTGCCCGCGCTGCTGCTGCGCCGCCTGCGGCGGGGGGCCCTGTCGGTTCGCGCGCTGCTGCCCGGGCCGCCGCTGcagccgcccccgcccgccccggtGCTCCTGTACGACCAGGGCGGGGGCCGGCACCGGCGCGGGGAGGCGGACGCTGACGAGTGGGAGGCCGACTCGGTGCTCGGCACCCTGCTGCAGAAGCTGCGCGAGGAAGGCTACCTGGCATACTACCTCCAGG gtgGCTTCAGCAGATTCCAGGCAGAGTGCCCCCACCTGTGTGAGACCAGCCTCAGCAGCCGGGGTGGCCCAAGCACAGCCCCAGTGCCCAGCCCAGTGGTGGGGCTGGGCGGCCTGTGCCTGGGCTCGGACTACTCTGATGCGGAATCCGAGCCTGACCGCGACTCCATGAGCTGTGGCCTGGATTCGGAGGGTGCCACGCCGCCCCCAGGGGGGCTGCTGCCATCCTTCCCTGTCCAGATCCTGCCCAACCTCTACCTGGGCAGTGCCCGGGATTCGGCCAACGTGGAGAGCTTGGCCAAGCTGGGCATCCGCTACATCCTCAACGTCACCCCCAACCTGCCTAACGTCTTCGAGAAGAACGGCGAGTTTCACTACAAACAGATCCCCATCTCCGACCACTGGAGCCAGAACCTGTCCCAGTTCTTTCCTGAGGCCATCGCGTTCATTG ATGAGGCCTTGTCGCAGAACTGCGGGGTGCTCGTTCACTGCCTGGCAGGCGTCAGCCGCTCTGTCACCGTCACTGTGGCCTACCTCATGCAGAAGCGCCACCTCTCACTCAACGATGCCTACGACCTGGTCAAGAGGAAGAAGTCTAACATCTCACCCAACTTCAACTTCATGGGGCAGCTGCTAGACTTCGAGCGGAGCCTGCGGCTGGAGGAGAGGCGCGCCCGTGAACGCAGCAGCGGGGGGCAGGAGTCGGCCGCCTCCGACCCACCGTCCTTCTTCACCACCCCCACCAGCGACGGTGTCTTTGAGCTGGACCCCACATAG